The Bacillus vallismortis genome window below encodes:
- the rocD gene encoding ornithine aminotransferase, with protein MPALSKSKEIIDQTSHYGANNYHPLPIVISEALGAWVKDPEGNEYMDMLSAYSAVNQGHRHPKIIQALKDQADKITLTSRAFHNDQLGPFYEKTAKLTGKEMILPMNTGAEAVESAVKAARRWAYEVKGVADNQAEIIACVGNFHGRTMLAVSLSSEEEYKRGFGPMLPGIKLIPYGDAEALRQAITPNTAAFLFEPIQGEAGIVIPPEGFSQEAAAICKEENVLFIADEIQTGLGRTGKTFACDWDGIVPDMYILGKALGGGVFPISCIAADREILGVFNPGSHGSTFGGNPLACAVSIASLEVMEDEKLAERSLELGEYFKRELESIDNPVIKEVRGRGLFIGVELTEAARPYCERLKKEGLLCKETHDTVIRFAPPLIISKKDLDWAIEKIKHVLQNA; from the coding sequence ATGCCAGCTTTATCTAAATCCAAAGAAATTATTGATCAGACGTCTCATTATGGAGCTAACAATTACCATCCGCTCCCGATTGTCATTTCTGAAGCGCTGGGTGCTTGGGTAAAGGACCCGGAAGGCAATGAATATATGGATATGCTGAGTGCTTATTCTGCGGTAAACCAGGGGCACAGACACCCGAAAATCATTCAGGCATTGAAGGATCAGGCTGATAAAATTACCCTCACGTCACGCGCGTTTCACAACGATCAGCTGGGGCCATTTTACGAGAAAACAGCTAAGCTGACGGGCAAAGAGATGATTTTGCCGATGAATACAGGAGCTGAAGCGGTTGAATCTGCGGTGAAAGCGGCGAGACGCTGGGCTTATGAAGTAAAAGGCGTGGCAGACAATCAAGCTGAAATTATCGCATGTGTCGGGAACTTCCACGGCCGGACGATGCTGGCGGTATCTCTGTCTTCTGAAGAGGAATATAAAAGAGGATTCGGCCCGATGCTTCCGGGAATCAAGTTAATCCCTTACGGCGATGCGGAAGCGCTTCGTCAGGCCATTACGCCGAATACAGCGGCATTTTTATTCGAACCGATTCAAGGCGAAGCGGGCATTGTCATTCCGCCTGAAGGATTTTCACAGGAAGCGGCGGCGATTTGTAAGGAAGAGAATGTCTTGTTTATTGCCGATGAGATTCAGACGGGTCTTGGACGAACAGGCAAGACGTTTGCGTGTGACTGGGACGGCATTGTTCCCGATATGTATATCTTGGGTAAAGCGCTTGGCGGCGGTGTGTTCCCGATCTCATGCATTGCGGCGGACCGCGAGATCTTAGGCGTGTTTAACCCGGGCTCACACGGCTCGACATTTGGCGGAAACCCGCTTGCATGTGCGGTGTCTATCGCTTCGTTGGAAGTGATGGAGGATGAAAAGCTGGCGGAACGTTCTCTTGAGCTTGGCGAATACTTTAAAAGAGAACTTGAGAGCATTGATAACCCTGTCATTAAAGAAGTCCGCGGCAGAGGGCTGTTTATCGGTGTGGAATTGACGGAAGCCGCGCGTCCGTATTGTGAGCGCTTGAAGAAAGAAGGGCTTTTATGCAAGGAAACGCATGATACAGTTATTCGTTTTGCACCGCCATTAATCATTTCGAAAAAAGATTTGGATTGGGCAATAGAGAAAATTAAGCACGTGCTGCAAAACGCATAA
- the rocR gene encoding arginine utilization regulatory protein RocR: MVKDSEFLTLVFQSILDEIDVGLHVVDEHGNTIVYNNKMMQIEDMEKHDVLNKNLMDVFMFSKQQDSTLVQALQEGTTIKNVKQSYFNNKGQEITTINHTYPIVQDGKIRGAVEIAKDVTKLERLIRENMNKKGSTTYTFDSILGTSPAIQDVVENAKRATRTSSSVLLAGETGTGKELFAQSIHNGSDRSGGPFISQNCAALPDSLVESILFGTKKGAFTGAVDQPGLFEQAHGGTLLLDEINSLNLSLQAKLLRALQERKIRRIGSTKDTPIDVRIIATMNEDPIDAIAGERMRKDLYYRLSVVTLIIPPLRERKEDILLLASEFIQKNNHLFQMNVEHISEDVKQFFLSYDWPGNIRELEHMIEGAMNFMTDEQTITASHLPYQYRMKIKPADTPEPEAPRYQPAADLKEKMESFEKYVIENVLRKHGHNISQAAQELGISRQSLQYRLKKFSHPPAE, translated from the coding sequence ATGGTCAAAGACAGCGAATTCCTCACATTGGTTTTTCAAAGCATTTTGGATGAAATCGATGTTGGCCTGCACGTGGTAGACGAGCATGGAAACACGATCGTTTATAACAACAAAATGATGCAGATTGAAGATATGGAGAAGCATGACGTCCTCAATAAAAACCTGATGGATGTATTTATGTTTTCTAAACAGCAGGACAGCACCCTGGTACAGGCCCTTCAGGAAGGCACAACGATTAAAAATGTGAAGCAGAGCTACTTCAATAATAAAGGCCAGGAAATCACAACGATCAATCATACATATCCCATCGTCCAAGACGGCAAAATCAGGGGCGCAGTCGAAATTGCCAAGGATGTGACAAAGCTTGAACGGCTGATCAGGGAGAATATGAACAAAAAAGGCAGCACAACTTATACATTTGACAGCATTCTCGGCACCAGCCCGGCCATTCAAGATGTCGTCGAAAACGCCAAACGGGCAACGAGAACGTCATCATCGGTCCTTCTCGCAGGCGAAACCGGCACGGGAAAAGAGCTGTTCGCGCAAAGTATTCATAACGGCAGCGATCGCTCAGGCGGCCCGTTTATTTCACAAAACTGCGCGGCGCTGCCAGACAGCCTTGTAGAAAGCATTTTGTTTGGAACGAAAAAAGGGGCGTTTACAGGCGCTGTCGACCAGCCCGGACTGTTTGAACAAGCACATGGCGGCACGCTGCTGTTAGATGAAATCAACTCGCTGAATCTGAGTCTTCAGGCGAAGCTGCTGCGCGCTCTTCAGGAACGGAAAATCAGGCGCATCGGTTCGACAAAGGATACGCCGATTGACGTGCGTATAATTGCCACAATGAACGAAGACCCGATTGACGCGATTGCGGGCGAACGAATGCGGAAGGACTTGTATTACAGGCTGAGCGTCGTGACACTGATCATCCCGCCGCTTCGGGAACGGAAAGAAGACATTTTGCTTCTCGCGTCAGAATTCATCCAAAAAAACAACCACCTGTTTCAAATGAATGTCGAACACATCAGCGAAGACGTGAAGCAATTTTTTCTATCTTATGACTGGCCGGGAAATATACGTGAGCTTGAGCATATGATCGAAGGCGCAATGAATTTCATGACGGATGAGCAAACGATTACGGCTTCCCATCTGCCCTATCAATACCGCATGAAAATCAAACCGGCTGATACCCCAGAGCCTGAAGCACCAAGATACCAGCCGGCCGCGGACTTAAAAGAAAAAATGGAAAGCTTCGAAAAATATGTGATTGAGAATGTGTTAAGAAAGCACGGCCATAACATCTCACAAGCTGCTCAGGAGCTTGGCATCAGCAGACAAAGCCTTCAATACCGGCTGAAGAAATTTTCCCACCCGCCTGCCGAGTAA
- the htrC gene encoding serine protease HtrC produces the protein MVDYDREEEHTAPEQPKRSKKGYFLSSLIGVIVGAVLMAFIMPYLSNEGIDTGVLEEQQNNNNRESIRTVNVSVNNAVTKIVSNVSPAVVGVVNIQKSDIWGESGEAGSGSGVIYKKNDNSAYVVTNHHVIEGASQIEISLKDGSRVSAELIGSDQLMDLAVLRVKSDKIKAVADFGNSDKVKSGEPVIAIGNPLGLEFAGSVTQGVISGTERAIPVDSNGDGQPDWNAEVLQTDAAINPGNSGGALLNMDGKVIGINSMKIAESAVEGIGLSIPSKLVIPVIEDLEKYGEVKRPFLGIEMKSLSDIASYHWDETLKLPKDVTNGAVVMGVDAFSPAGKAGLKELDVITEFDGHKVNDIVDLRKRLYQKKVGDRVKVKFYRAGKEKSVDIQLSSADQLGS, from the coding sequence ATGGTGGATTACGATCGTGAGGAAGAACATACTGCTCCTGAACAGCCAAAGAGAAGCAAAAAAGGATATTTCCTTTCTAGTCTGATTGGCGTGATTGTCGGTGCCGTATTAATGGCGTTTATCATGCCGTACCTTTCAAATGAAGGGATAGATACGGGCGTCTTAGAAGAGCAGCAGAACAACAATAACCGGGAATCAATCAGAACGGTGAATGTCAGTGTCAACAACGCAGTCACCAAGATTGTCAGCAATGTGTCGCCCGCCGTTGTCGGTGTTGTGAACATTCAAAAATCAGATATTTGGGGAGAGAGCGGTGAGGCTGGGAGCGGCTCTGGCGTCATCTATAAGAAAAATGACAACTCCGCTTATGTCGTGACCAACCATCATGTCATCGAGGGCGCTTCCCAAATTGAAATCAGCCTGAAAGACGGCTCGCGTGTATCGGCTGAACTGATCGGCAGCGACCAGCTGATGGACCTTGCTGTTTTACGAGTAAAAAGCGATAAAATTAAAGCAGTCGCTGATTTCGGTAATTCAGATAAAGTGAAATCAGGGGAGCCGGTTATTGCGATCGGGAACCCGTTAGGCCTTGAATTTGCAGGCTCTGTCACACAGGGCGTCATCTCGGGAACGGAGAGAGCCATCCCAGTGGATTCGAACGGTGATGGGCAGCCTGACTGGAACGCAGAAGTCCTGCAAACAGATGCGGCCATTAACCCTGGGAACAGCGGCGGCGCTTTGTTAAATATGGACGGAAAAGTCATTGGCATCAATTCAATGAAAATTGCCGAGTCGGCGGTTGAAGGAATTGGCCTGTCGATTCCGTCTAAGCTTGTGATCCCGGTGATAGAGGATTTGGAGAAATACGGCGAGGTTAAACGTCCGTTCCTTGGCATTGAGATGAAATCGCTAAGCGACATCGCCAGCTATCATTGGGACGAAACTTTGAAGCTTCCTAAGGATGTCACCAATGGAGCGGTTGTGATGGGGGTAGATGCCTTCTCACCTGCCGGAAAAGCAGGGCTTAAGGAACTGGATGTCATCACAGAATTTGACGGTCACAAAGTAAATGACATTGTTGATCTGCGGAAACGGCTTTATCAGAAAAAAGTCGGTGACCGGGTGAAAGTGAAGTTTTACCGCGCCGGAAAAGAAAAATCCGTTGACATTCAGCTCTCCTCCGCAGACCAATTAGGAAGTTAA
- the yycH gene encoding two-component system activity regulator YycH translates to MKRENIKTILLTILVVISLVFTWGIWTFQPNFSGGSSSTASTVREKHKIEKNTQKLSETVRPRDMFIHDGGAHYKVNDDSLYNEVWSDLPHWDVKGIKDISDQYDKTSFKSWFYGISGYDAKLDLQFNDTIPIDIFQTLFKWSNQSFEYSSFDHILIPINETKANKKIYLVSFSKQLILEVTVESANYRNMMNDLKNSQSNMPAFSLFSIGSKKEFLLSNKTLTMDKKEFVTESIKTNTFKQALFSDPSIVREDSNYNNRNVLTDGISRLDVNLSQRQVQFQQRNLVQSTSYQTGELIKKSQKYLEDTGSWTDHYQFFNINDSQQLSFYIFMDQMPVINSTAKPFGATSAITVQWANDEILSYKRPNYSLGTNPIKTTETELMSGSEVKMLLSKQTAYNTDKIDQIFLAYQLVSTSSNNDPLVELEPVWGMKINGKIVPITKDLLTKEGANSGVE, encoded by the coding sequence ATGAAGCGTGAAAATATAAAAACGATATTACTTACGATACTCGTCGTCATCAGCCTTGTGTTTACGTGGGGGATATGGACGTTCCAGCCAAACTTTTCCGGAGGCTCATCATCAACAGCGTCTACTGTGCGTGAGAAGCATAAAATCGAAAAAAACACCCAAAAGCTGTCTGAAACGGTAAGGCCGAGGGACATGTTTATCCATGATGGCGGCGCTCATTATAAAGTGAATGATGATTCACTTTATAATGAAGTCTGGTCTGACTTGCCGCATTGGGATGTAAAAGGGATCAAAGATATTTCTGATCAGTATGACAAGACTTCATTTAAGAGCTGGTTTTACGGGATAAGCGGTTATGATGCGAAGCTTGACTTGCAATTCAACGACACGATTCCTATTGATATCTTCCAAACGCTGTTTAAATGGTCTAACCAGTCATTTGAGTACAGTTCATTTGACCACATTTTGATTCCGATTAATGAAACAAAAGCGAACAAGAAAATCTATTTGGTGTCTTTCAGCAAGCAGCTGATTCTGGAAGTGACTGTTGAATCGGCTAACTACCGGAACATGATGAATGACTTGAAAAACAGTCAATCAAACATGCCGGCATTCAGTCTGTTTTCTATCGGTTCAAAGAAAGAGTTTCTGCTGTCGAACAAAACGCTTACGATGGACAAAAAAGAATTTGTCACAGAATCGATTAAAACAAACACCTTTAAGCAGGCCTTGTTCAGCGATCCAAGTATTGTAAGGGAAGATTCGAATTACAACAACAGAAATGTGCTGACAGATGGAATCAGCCGTTTAGATGTGAATCTAAGCCAGCGCCAGGTACAATTCCAACAGCGCAATTTGGTGCAGAGCACTTCCTATCAAACAGGTGAATTAATTAAAAAGAGCCAAAAATACCTTGAGGATACGGGCAGCTGGACAGATCACTATCAATTTTTCAATATCAATGACAGCCAGCAGTTAAGCTTCTATATCTTTATGGACCAGATGCCGGTCATTAACAGTACCGCCAAACCATTCGGAGCGACATCCGCGATTACGGTGCAATGGGCCAACGATGAAATTCTCAGCTATAAGCGGCCGAATTACAGTCTCGGAACGAATCCGATTAAAACGACAGAGACTGAGCTGATGAGCGGGAGCGAAGTGAAGATGCTGCTTTCTAAACAAACGGCATATAATACGGATAAAATTGATCAGATCTTCCTTGCGTATCAATTGGTATCAACATCATCCAATAATGACCCTCTTGTTGAACTGGAACCGGTTTGGGGGATGAAAATAAACGGGAAAATTGTGCCGATCACGAAGGACTTATTAACGAAGGAGGGGGCAAACAGTGGAGTGGAATAA
- a CDS encoding MBL fold metallo-hydrolase, which produces MSLQFSVLASGSTGNAFYLETEDHAFLVDAGLSGKAMDGLMAQIGRKLDDVDGIFVTHEHSDHIKGLGVVARKYKLPIYANEKTWKAMENQIGKIDTDQKFVFPMETVKSFGGLDVESFGVSHDAAEPMFYVFHYNGRKLALMTDTGYVSDRMKGIIRSANMFVFESNHDVGMLQMGRYPWSIKRRILSDVGHVSNEDAALAMTDVIGDETSRIYLAHLSQDNNMKDLARMSVQQTLASKGFVTGETFDLFDTDPKKATPLCAV; this is translated from the coding sequence ATGAGCTTGCAATTTAGCGTACTTGCGAGCGGGAGTACGGGAAATGCGTTTTACCTTGAAACTGAGGATCACGCATTTTTGGTAGACGCCGGTTTGAGCGGGAAAGCCATGGATGGATTGATGGCGCAAATCGGGCGTAAGCTGGATGATGTAGACGGCATTTTTGTGACGCATGAACATAGTGACCATATTAAGGGCCTTGGCGTGGTCGCCAGAAAGTACAAGCTTCCGATCTATGCGAATGAGAAGACATGGAAAGCGATGGAGAACCAAATTGGCAAAATTGATACCGATCAAAAATTTGTGTTTCCGATGGAGACGGTGAAGTCGTTCGGCGGACTTGATGTGGAATCGTTTGGCGTCTCACACGACGCGGCGGAGCCCATGTTTTATGTGTTCCATTATAACGGCCGAAAGCTTGCTTTAATGACAGATACGGGGTACGTCAGCGACCGGATGAAAGGGATCATCCGCTCAGCGAATATGTTTGTGTTTGAAAGCAATCACGATGTCGGCATGCTGCAAATGGGGAGATATCCATGGAGCATTAAGCGGCGGATTTTAAGTGACGTCGGGCACGTTTCAAATGAAGATGCTGCCTTAGCGATGACCGATGTCATTGGCGACGAGACGTCTCGTATTTATTTGGCGCATTTGAGCCAGGACAACAACATGAAGGATCTGGCGAGAATGTCTGTACAGCAGACATTGGCTTCTAAAGGGTTTGTGACGGGGGAAACATTTGATTTGTTTGATACCGACCCGAAGAAGGCCACACCGCTCTGCGCTGTATAA
- the rocF gene encoding arginase, with the protein MDKTISVIGMPMDLGQARRGVDMGPSAIRYAHLIERLSDMGYTVEDLGDIPINREKIKNDEELKNLNSVLAGNEKLAQKVNKVIEEKKFPLVLGGDHSIAIGTLAGTAKHYDHLGVIWYDAHGDLNTLETSPSGNIHGMPLAVSLGIGHESLVNLEGYAPKIKPENVVIIGARSLDEGERKYIRESGMKVYTMHEIDRLGMTKVIEETLDYLSACDGVHLSLDLDGLDPNDAPGVGTPVIGGISYRESHLAMEMLYDAGIITSAEFVEVNPILDHENKTGQTAVELVESLLGKKLL; encoded by the coding sequence ATGGATAAAACGATTTCGGTTATTGGAATGCCAATGGATTTAGGACAAGCACGACGCGGAGTGGACATGGGCCCGAGCGCCATCCGGTACGCCCATCTGATTGAGAGGCTGTCAGACATGGGTTATACGGTTGAAGATCTCGGTGACATTCCGATCAACCGCGAAAAGATCAAAAATGACGAAGAACTGAAGAACCTGAATTCCGTTTTGGCGGGAAATGAAAAACTCGCTCAAAAGGTCAACAAAGTCATTGAAGAGAAAAAATTCCCGCTTGTCCTTGGCGGAGACCACAGTATTGCGATCGGCACACTGGCAGGTACAGCGAAGCATTACGATCATCTCGGCGTCATCTGGTATGACGCGCACGGCGACCTGAATACGCTTGAAACATCACCGTCAGGCAATATTCACGGTATGCCGCTTGCCGTCAGCCTCGGCATCGGCCACGAGTCACTGGTTAACCTTGAAGGCTACGCGCCTAAAATCAAACCGGAAAACGTCGTCATCATCGGCGCCCGGTCACTTGATGAAGGGGAGCGCAAGTATATTAGGGAGAGCGGCATGAAGGTGTACACGATGCACGAAATCGACCGTCTTGGCATGACAAAGGTGATCGAAGAAACCCTTGATTATTTATCAGCATGTGACGGCGTCCATCTCAGCCTCGATCTGGACGGACTTGATCCGAACGACGCACCGGGTGTCGGAACCCCTGTTATCGGCGGCATCAGCTACAGGGAGAGCCATTTGGCTATGGAAATGCTGTATGACGCGGGTATCATCACCTCAGCTGAATTCGTGGAGGTCAATCCAATTCTTGACCACGAAAACAAGACTGGACAAACAGCAGTGGAGCTCG
- a CDS encoding amino acid permease yields the protein MNTNQDNGNQLQRTMKSRHLFMISLGGVIGTGFFLGTGFTINQAGPLGAVLSYLVGGFIMFLTMLCLGELAVAFPVSGSFQTYATKFISPAFGFAFGWLYWLGWAVTCAIEFLSAGQLMLRWFPHVDVWIWCLVFAALMFILNAITAKAFAESEFWFSGIKILIILLFIILGGAAMFGLIDLKGGEQAPFLTHFYEDGLFPNGIKAILITMIAVNFAFQGTELIGVAAGESEDPEKTIPRSIKQTVWRTLVFFVLSIIVIAGMIPWKQAGVVESPFVAVFEQIGIPYAADIMNFVILIALLSVANSGLYASTRILYAMANEGQAFQALGKTNKRGVPLNALIVTMAVACLSLLSKVAAAETVYMVLLSLAGMSAQVGWITITLSQIMFRRKFIREGGKKEDLKFKTPLYPVLPLIGLTLNTVVLISLAFDPEQRIALYCGIPFMIICYIIYHVVIKKRQQANRQLEL from the coding sequence GTGAATACAAACCAAGATAACGGAAATCAGCTCCAGCGGACAATGAAATCACGCCACTTGTTCATGATTTCATTGGGCGGAGTGATCGGAACCGGCTTCTTCCTTGGAACCGGATTTACCATTAACCAAGCGGGACCGCTCGGCGCGGTTCTGTCCTATTTAGTAGGCGGCTTTATCATGTTTTTGACGATGCTCTGCTTAGGGGAGCTGGCAGTCGCCTTTCCTGTGTCGGGGTCCTTCCAGACCTATGCGACAAAATTTATCAGCCCGGCCTTTGGATTTGCGTTCGGCTGGCTGTACTGGCTCGGCTGGGCGGTTACATGCGCCATTGAATTCTTATCAGCGGGGCAGCTGATGCTCCGCTGGTTTCCGCACGTAGACGTGTGGATCTGGTGTCTGGTATTTGCGGCACTGATGTTTATACTAAATGCAATAACAGCCAAAGCCTTTGCAGAATCGGAATTCTGGTTCTCAGGCATTAAAATTTTGATTATCCTTTTATTTATTATTCTCGGCGGAGCTGCCATGTTTGGCCTGATTGATTTGAAAGGCGGAGAGCAGGCACCGTTTTTGACACATTTTTATGAAGACGGGTTATTCCCGAACGGGATAAAGGCAATATTGATAACGATGATTGCCGTAAACTTCGCATTCCAGGGGACTGAGCTGATCGGGGTTGCAGCCGGAGAAAGTGAAGATCCTGAAAAAACGATTCCGCGGTCTATCAAACAGACAGTATGGAGAACGCTTGTCTTCTTTGTTCTATCCATCATTGTCATTGCCGGCATGATTCCGTGGAAACAGGCTGGAGTTGTGGAAAGTCCGTTTGTTGCGGTATTTGAACAAATCGGAATCCCGTATGCCGCTGATATCATGAACTTTGTTATTTTAATCGCGTTATTATCTGTTGCGAATTCAGGTTTATACGCATCGACACGTATCCTGTACGCGATGGCGAATGAAGGACAGGCCTTCCAAGCGCTGGGCAAAACAAACAAACGAGGTGTGCCGCTGAACGCATTAATCGTAACGATGGCTGTGGCCTGCCTATCGCTCCTATCAAAAGTGGCGGCGGCTGAAACCGTGTATATGGTGCTTCTATCTTTGGCGGGCATGAGCGCCCAGGTCGGCTGGATCACGATTACGCTTTCTCAAATTATGTTCAGACGCAAATTTATCCGTGAAGGCGGCAAGAAGGAAGATTTGAAATTCAAAACACCGCTGTATCCGGTGCTTCCGCTGATCGGCCTGACGTTAAATACGGTCGTTCTCATCAGCCTTGCATTTGATCCGGAGCAGCGTATCGCGCTGTATTGCGGCATCCCGTTTATGATCATTTGCTACATCATTTATCATGTCGTCATTAAAAAACGCCAGCAGGCAAATCGTCAGCTAGAGCTTTAA
- a CDS encoding two-component system regulatory protein YycI, producing MEWNKTKSIFIVAFLILDIFLGYQFFQKWQSTSKDYEVIKNDVEHDMKADHITYEGLNKEATEGYRITANQKAFTKDEIEALKDQKPLMDMPSDDRKVTTLKMKFTNPIALSKKKIEDDAQAFVSSKIQDGEKYELWKVDKSQKEIIFFQTYEGHYIYQQTDTSSNMIGQVILRLNDKNEVVSYDQTTLETFKQIQKESLITEMDAVELLYYQNQLKENSTIKSVKFGYVAQYPLTSTQVLAPVWRITVEYDKKVNGEKKTVQEYFTVNALESTILDTDQ from the coding sequence GTGGAGTGGAATAAGACAAAATCAATCTTCATCGTTGCCTTCCTCATTTTAGATATTTTTTTAGGCTATCAGTTTTTTCAAAAATGGCAGTCTACCAGCAAAGATTATGAAGTCATTAAAAATGATGTCGAGCATGACATGAAGGCCGATCATATTACGTATGAAGGGCTGAATAAGGAAGCAACAGAAGGCTACAGAATCACAGCGAATCAAAAGGCCTTCACCAAGGACGAAATTGAGGCGCTCAAGGATCAAAAGCCGTTGATGGACATGCCTAGTGATGATCGTAAAGTAACGACCCTGAAAATGAAATTTACGAATCCGATCGCCCTGTCAAAGAAGAAGATTGAGGACGATGCTCAGGCGTTTGTTTCTTCGAAAATCCAAGATGGTGAAAAATATGAGCTTTGGAAGGTTGATAAATCGCAAAAAGAAATTATTTTCTTCCAAACATATGAGGGCCATTATATTTATCAGCAGACCGACACTTCTTCTAATATGATCGGGCAAGTGATTTTGCGTTTAAACGATAAAAACGAGGTTGTGTCATACGACCAGACGACGCTTGAGACCTTTAAGCAAATTCAGAAGGAAAGCCTAATCACTGAAATGGATGCGGTTGAGTTATTGTACTATCAAAATCAATTAAAAGAGAACAGTACGATAAAAAGTGTCAAATTCGGCTACGTCGCGCAATATCCGCTGACAAGTACACAGGTGCTGGCGCCGGTATGGAGAATTACAGTCGAGTACGATAAAAAAGTGAACGGTGAGAAAAAGACAGTGCAAGAGTATTTTACAGTGAATGCTTTGGAGAGTACGATTTTAGATACAGATCAATGA